A region of the Candidatus Methylomirabilota bacterium genome:
GGGTCCTTTCGAAGTTGAGAGCTCAGCGTCTCGTGGCGGCGGGCTCATGCGTCTTGAGGAACGTCCGCACGTGCTCGACGACTTTTCGGATCGTGTCCTTGGATTCCTTCCACGGATAGATGGACGCCTCGGCGTTGGGCGCGAGGCTCACGACCTCCATCGCGACCGCGTAGGGATGCGCCGGGATGTCGTCCGGCAGCACCAGGATCGGGGTGCGGCAGCTGCGCACGAAATCGCGCGTCACCGTGAAGACGAAGTCGGCGGGCGAGCGGTACATCTTGGTCAGGAAGCGCTCGACCATCGGCATGGTGACGTCGGGGCGCTTGGCGCAGAGCGCCGGGCCCCAGTTCGTGGTGTTGTTGTTCCAGAAGAGGTCGGGCTCCTCCGGCCGATGGCCGCTCGGCTGGCTCATCACCGCGGCCACCACGCGGTCGGGCGCGCGCTGGAGCAGCTTCCAGATGAACGGGCCGCCGATGCAGTTGCCGAGCACGAGGAACTTCCCGATGCCCAGGTGATCAATGAGGCCCAGTTGATCGTCGGCGTACGCGTCCCACGGCCGATCGACCTCGAGGGGGCCGGTCGACTGCCCGGTGAGGGCATTGCGCAGGTCCATGGAGATGCAGCGGAAGTCGTCCTTGAACTCCTCCATCGCGTTGAAGGCGGCTCCGCTCGCCCACCAGCTGATGGCGGAATTGAGCCCGCCGCCCGGGATCAGCAGCAGCGGAAATCCGGAGCCGACCTCTTCATAGTGGATGCGTACGGCGCCGCGATCGTAGAACGGCATAGGGCCCTCCTTCTGAGTGAGTGGCCGCTACTCTGCCGCGAAGCGCGCCGCTCCGCAAGCCTCGCAACATTGGAGTATCGTTCGGGAAGGCGCCGGACCCCGGGGGGAACGTCTCAGGCGGGAGGGCCATATGATCACCGCAACCGTCCGCTATAAGCTGCCGCCGCACATCGACTACGCGGCCTGCCGGGCGCACTTCCACACGATCGCGCCGGGCTTCCGGGGCGTGAAGGGCCTGATCAGCAAGCACTTCATCTGGAGCG
Encoded here:
- a CDS encoding alpha/beta fold hydrolase; protein product: MPFYDRGAVRIHYEEVGSGFPLLLIPGGGLNSAISWWASGAAFNAMEEFKDDFRCISMDLRNALTGQSTGPLEVDRPWDAYADDQLGLIDHLGIGKFLVLGNCIGGPFIWKLLQRAPDRVVAAVMSQPSGHRPEEPDLFWNNNTTNWGPALCAKRPDVTMPMVERFLTKMYRSPADFVFTVTRDFVRSCRTPILVLPDDIPAHPYAVAMEVVSLAPNAEASIYPWKESKDTIRKVVEHVRTFLKTHEPAATRR